The Streptomyces sp. NBC_01439 genome contains the following window.
GTCGTCGAGGGTGTAGCCGAAGGTGTCGACCAGGTGCTCGAACTCGCGGCTCATGCTGGTGCCGCTCATCAGGCGGTTGTCCGTGTTGACCGTGAGCCTGAAGTGCAGCTTGCGCAGCAGACCAATCGGGTGCTCGGCATACGAGGCGGCCGCGGCGGTCTGCAGGTTCGAGGTCGGGCACATCTCCAGGGGGATGCGCTTGTCCCGGACGTACGAGGCCAGACGGCCCAGGGTCACGGAACCGTCCTCGGCGACCTCGATGTCGTCGATGATCTTCACGCCGTGACCGAGGCGGTCGGCGCCGCACCACTGCAGGGCCTGCCAGATCGACGGCAGGCCGAAGGCCTCGCCCGCGTGGATGGTGAAGTGGTTGTTCTCGCGCTTGAGGTACTCGAAGGCGTCGAGGTGGCGGGTGGGAGGGAACCCGGCCTCGGCGCCGGCGATGTCGAAGCCGACCACACCGTTGTCGCGGTAGCGGTTCGCCAGTTCGGCGATCTCCAGCGCGCGGGCGGCGTGGCGCATCGCGGTCAGCAGGGCGCCGACGCGGATGCGGTGGCCGCCGGCCTTCGCGCGGCGCTCGCCCTCGCGGAAGCCGTCGTTCACGGCCTCGACGACCTCTTCGAGGGTCAGACCGGCTTCCAGGTGCTGCTCGGGCGCGTAGCGGATCTCGGCGTACACGACGCCGTCCTCGGCCAGGTCCTCGGCGCACTCGGCGGCGACCCGGAAGAGGGCGGCCTTCGTCTGCATGACCGCGCAGGTGTGCGCGAAGGTCTCCAGGTAGCGCGGCAGGGAACCGGAGTCGGCGGCCTCGCGGAACCAGATGCCGAGCTTGTCGGCGTCGGTCTCGGGGAGGTTCTCGTAGCCGACCTCGCGGGCCAGCTCGATGATGGTCCCGGGACGCAGTCCGCCGTCGAGGTGATCGTGCAGCAGCACCTTCGGGGAACGACGGATCTGATCCGGGGTCGGCAGGTTGGGGGTCTCGCTCGTCATCTGCGCACTCTACTCCTACGCGCGTAGAGCGGAATGTCCCCGGCGGGCGTCGATATGTAACAGAGACCGCGCGGACGGATGGCGTACACCTGAAGGTCTGAGACTGTTCCGCCATGGCACAGCATGCGCCGCCGGCGCGCGGGGCCCGCCTGGGGCGGGCGGCCGGCGCGAGAACCGGCTCGGGTTCGACGGAAAGTGCGGTCAACGGGGTGGTGCTCCTGCTACCCGGGGCCTCCCGGTTCTCGCCGGGTCCCACGCGTCCGCTCGCGCGGGCGCTGGCCCGGGCGGGCGGGGCGGAGGGGCTGGTCACGCACCTGGTCATCCACGGCGGGGACTCCGCCCGGGAGGAGCAGGCGGGGTGGGCCGCCGACGAGGCGGTGCGGCGGTACGGGGACGTACCGGTGTGCCTGGTCGGCTACGACGCGGGGGGCCTGGCCGCCCTGCGGGCGGCGGGACACGGGGCCGTCAACTCGGTCGTGGCGATCGCCCCTTGCTTAGGGGCGACGGCCCGGGCCGACTGCCCCGAACCGGTGAAACAGCTGTCGGGGCGCCAGGTGTTGATCGTGCACGGCACCAACGACGCGCGCAGCGACCCGGAGGCGTCCTTCCGGCTGGCGGCGCGCGCGAAGAAGGCGAATCGTTCGACCTGCCGCTTCGAGGTGCACTCGGACGGCCACGGGCTGCGCGAGCACCAGCCGGAAGTGGTGGCGCTGGCCGTCGACTTCGTCCTGGGCGCGGTCTGTTCGGGGCGGTACTCGCGGCCGGTGACGGACGCCCTGGCCGCGCCCCCGCCACTGGGCCTGCGGATGCCGCTGGCCTCGGGCTTCGGGAGGTCGTTGAGGAGGTGATCCACGGGCGCGGCGCGGCTCGGCGCGCGTACCGTGGGAAGTGGACTCGGGGC
Protein-coding sequences here:
- a CDS encoding adenosine deaminase — encoded protein: MTSETPNLPTPDQIRRSPKVLLHDHLDGGLRPGTIIELAREVGYENLPETDADKLGIWFREAADSGSLPRYLETFAHTCAVMQTKAALFRVAAECAEDLAEDGVVYAEIRYAPEQHLEAGLTLEEVVEAVNDGFREGERRAKAGGHRIRVGALLTAMRHAARALEIAELANRYRDNGVVGFDIAGAEAGFPPTRHLDAFEYLKRENNHFTIHAGEAFGLPSIWQALQWCGADRLGHGVKIIDDIEVAEDGSVTLGRLASYVRDKRIPLEMCPTSNLQTAAAASYAEHPIGLLRKLHFRLTVNTDNRLMSGTSMSREFEHLVDTFGYTLDDMQWFTVNAMKSAFIPFDERLAMINEVIKPGYAELKSEWLFQQTASTSGSVSA
- a CDS encoding alpha/beta hydrolase → MAQHAPPARGARLGRAAGARTGSGSTESAVNGVVLLLPGASRFSPGPTRPLARALARAGGAEGLVTHLVIHGGDSAREEQAGWAADEAVRRYGDVPVCLVGYDAGGLAALRAAGHGAVNSVVAIAPCLGATARADCPEPVKQLSGRQVLIVHGTNDARSDPEASFRLAARAKKANRSTCRFEVHSDGHGLREHQPEVVALAVDFVLGAVCSGRYSRPVTDALAAPPPLGLRMPLASGFGRSLRR